From the Marivivens sp. LCG002 genome, the window TGGCAGCTCGAGTGTCGTGCCGAACGAACTCGAAAGAGGAAGGTGGAACCGCGCAAGCGTCGTTACGATAATAATCGCAACGATGCCGATGATTACGGTGGAGTTCAGCCTGAGGAAAGTTGCCGATATCGTTACGGGAGCGAGTACAAGAAGTGCAAAGGGATTGTTCAACCCGCCTGTGAGATAAAGCAAAAGACCAAGTTGCAATAAATCGAAGAGCAACATGAGAAAGGCCTCTCGCTCCGAGAGCCGTTTGTTCTCTGGGTAAAGAAAAGTTGAAAACAGGTTCGCAACGATTGATGCGCCGACCGCCATAGCGGTCATTCCCACCTCGAACTGGAAGTCATAGACCTGAACTGCTGTCAGAATTGCAAGGCTTTGACCTACAATCGCAATCCAACGCAGTACCACGAGGGTGTGCAGCCTGACCCAATTGGACCTTTCGCGGTGTTCGAGAACGTCTGGTTCGGTCGGGCTCATGGCCGCTCCTGTTGTATATGCAACGTTTCTATTGTTATTTGCCACATGCTACGGGATCAATCCGTCAGTCGAACAGGAGCCAACCATGCGATCAATGATAGCTGTTACGGCAACCGCTACCGTCGCCCTCTGCGTAACTGCGGGGGTGCTTGCCATTACGATTTTCAGGCCGGATCCCGAGTATGCTCAATGCGGGGCGGCTCAGGTTGCAGGTGGCGCAATCGGTGGCCCGTTCGAGCTTTTGGACAAGAACGGAGCCGTCGTCACAGATCAGGACGTCATAACGGGACCTTCGATCCTCTATTTCGGCTATACGTTCTGCCCCGACGTTTGCCCGCTAGATAATTTGCGCAACGTCGACGCCACGGCGCTCCTTGCAGAACGAGGGTATGACGTCACCCCAATTTTTATTTCGATTGATCCTGAACGGGACACACCGAAAGTCGTTGGCGAGTTTGCGGCGAATTTCGATGCGAATATGATCGGCCTTACAGGAAGCCCCGAACAGGTGGCCGCCGCATCCAAGGCCTATAAGACCTACTACAAAAAACAGGACGGCGATCCTGACTACTATCTCGTTGACCACTCGACGATGGCTTATTTCAATATTCCCGGCCTCGGTGTCATCGACTTTTTCCGTCGGGACGACACTGCCGAGGCGGTCGCTGATCGCGTTGCTTGCCTCATAGATCAGACCAGTTCGAATTGACCTGAGGGGATGAGGGCTATACCTGTTGAAAAATGGATAGATTGGGAAAAGCCGAATGACCTCAGATGAACTCGATTTGGGCGAAGATAAGTCCCTACTTCTTGTTGATGATGATGAAGCTTTTCTTCGCCGTCTCGGTAAGGCGATGGAAAAGCGTGGATTCGAGGTTGAACTCGCGGGTTCCGTGGCGGCAGGTAAGGCTATTTCCACCGCAAGACCGCCTGCCTATGCCGTGGTTGATCTTCGACTAGAAGACGGGAACGGATTGGATGTGGTTGAAACCATCCGTGACAAACGCCCTGACAGTCGGATCGTTGTCCTGACAGGCTATGGCGCCATCGCGACGGCTGTCGCTGCGGTCAAAATCGGTGCGACCGACTATCTCTCCAAGCCCGCCGACGCAAATGACGTGATCAATGCTCTGCTTTCACGCGGTGACGAGCTTCCTCCTCCTCCTGAAAATCCCATGAGCGCGGATCGCGTGCGCTGGGAGCATATTCAGCGGGTCTACGAGCTTTGTGATCGAAACGTATCCGAGACGGCGCGCCGCTTGAACATGCATCGTCGCACCTTGCAACGCATTCTCGCCAAGCGCAGCCCCAAGTAACTAGAGCATCGAGATAAGGGCTTTGTGTCTTTCGGTGAATTCCGCCCTCACTTGAGCAGGGGGGCGGAGCCTGATCTTCATGGATTTGGCCAAATTAGGCTCGATTTTCCCGAACAGCTTATTGGCTTCTTCGACCGAGAATCCGGCAATTTGGGTCGCTTCCAACCAGGCACTAATCTTATCGGCGTCTTTGATCTTTTTCTTGATGGTGGCCGGAATGTGGGCTGGGAGGCCGAAGCGGATGTGGATCGCTGCGACCAATCGGTCGTCAAGCTTGGAATATCCCTCGCCGACCGCTGCCTTCACCGGCGAGATCATGTCGCCAATCACATATTCGGGCGCATCATGGAGAAGCGCGGCAAGTCTCCAGCGCGCGGGAACGCCGCCGTTTTGCTGCGTGAATATCTCTTCGACAAGAAGCGAATGTTCGGCCACGGAATAGGGAAAGTCCCCAAAGGTCTGACCATTCCAGCGCGCGACAAAGGCAAGACCGTGTGCGATATCCTCGATCTCGATATCCATCGGGGTCGGATCCAATAGGTCTAACCTTCGACCTGACAGCATTCGTTGCCATGCTCTTGGTTGCTTCATTTTCTGCCCCCGATTTTTGCCGATAATCCTAAGATCTGCCGTTAATGTTGTCGAGAGAGGGTCCGAGTGCTATCTGCCCTTTAAATTCGAAATAAGGAGTGCGGCGCATGCCGAAGGACTACATCGTCAAAGACATCACGCTTGCGGGTTTTGGTCGCAAGGAATTGGACATTGCAGAAACGGAAATGCCCGGGCTTATGGCGTGCCGTGCCGAGTTCGGGGAGAGCAAGCCTCTGAAGGGTGCGCGCATTGTGGGCTCGCTCCACATGACGATCCAGACGGCCGTTTTGATCGAGACGCTGGTGGCTTTGGGTGCGGATGTGCGCTGGGCTTCGTGCAACATCTTCTCGACCCAGGATCACGCCGCCGCCGCGATTGCCGAAGCCGGTATTCCCGTCTTTGCGGTCAAGGGCCAGACGCTGACCGAGCATTGGGATTATCTCGACAAATCCTTCATGTTCCCCGAAGGCGCGAATATGATCCTCGACGATGGCGGTGATGCGACGCTCTATGTTCTGCTGGGCGCCCGCGCCGAGGCAGGCGAGGACATCATTCCCGTGCCCCAGTCCGAAGAAGAAGAAGTCATCAAGGCGCAGATCTACAAGCGCATGAAAGCCAGCCCCGGCTGGTTCACCAAGACCAAAGAGGCCATCAAGGGCGTCTCGGAGGAAACCACCACTGGCGTGCATCGCCTCTATGATCTGCACAAGAAGGGCCAGCTCCCTTTCCCTGCGATCAACGTCAACGACTCGGTCACCAAGTCCAAGTTCGATAACAAATACGGCTGTAAAGAATCGCTCGTCGACGGCATCCGCCGCGCCACCGACACGATGATGGCGGGCAAGGTTGCCGTCGTTTGCGGTTACGGCGACGTGGGCAAAGGCTCTGCCGCTTCGCTACGCGGCGCAGGCGCACGCGTCAAGGTAACCGAAGTCGATCCGATCTGCGCGCTTCAGGCGGCGATGGACGGTTTCGAGGTTGTCGTTCTCGAAGACGTGGTCGCGAGCGCTGACATCTTCATCACCACCACGGGCAACCGTGACGTCATCCGCATCGAGCACATGCGCGAGATGAAGGATATGGCGATTGTCGGCAACATCGGCCACTTCGACAACGAGATCCAGGTCGCGGCTCTTCGGAACCACAAGTGGACCAACATCAAGGATCAGGTGGATATGATCGAAATGCCCTCGGGCAGCCGTATCATCCTTCTGTCCGAGGGTCGTCTGCTGAACCTCGGCAACGCCACGGGCCACCCCTCGTTCGTGATGTCGGCCTCTTTCACCAACCAGGTGCTTGCACAGATCGAGCTTTGGACCAAAGGCGAGGACTACGCCCCCGGCGTCTATATCCTGCCCAAGCACCTCGACGAAAAGGTCGCGCGTCTCCACCTCGACCGCATCGGCGTGAAGCTCACCCAGCTGCGCAAAGAGCAGGCCGACTACATCGGTGTCACCATCGAAGGTCCCTTCAAGCCCGAACACTATCGGTATTGAGGCAATAAAGTTTCAAAGAGCCGCGTTTACCCTTGGGTAGGCGCGGCTTTTTTGTTTGCACGCAATGTGCGAGTTGTTAGGCTTGCACCAGCGGCAAGCGCCGTGTGGGATTGATTGCGGAGAGACCAATGGGAAAAAGAGACGATCTTATCGCCAAATATGCCGATGATCTAAAGAACAAATGCGGGATGACGCCCGATATGGATCTTCTGACCAAAGTCACGATCGGTTGCGGACCTTCTATATATGATGCGGACGCCTGCACGGTTGCCGGCTCGCAAGAGTCAGAGCTCGAGACTGTAAAAAAGAACTTTCTGATCAAGAAACTCGGTCTTGCAGATGGTCCACAGCTTATGGAAGCGATCAACTCGGTTCTCGAGACCTATGGACGTTCCGAGCGAAACAAATATCGCGCCGTCGTCTATTACATGCTGACCAAGCATTTTGGAAAAGAAGCGGTTTTTTCCAAGTAAAAACGCTGGATTTCACTCAAATTGAACGGGCTATTTCTTTGCAAAATAGCCCGTTTTCTTATATCCAGATCCTACGGCCAGGATGGCCCGACCAATGATTTTCAAACGCGTGTGGTGCTAGGGAGCACGCGGGGTGAGAAGAAGGGTTCGGGCACTATGGCCTGAACCCTTCTTTGCGTTAGAAAAGGTTCAAAACGATCCCGATCAATGTGCACCCGATGATCGCATAGCCACCGTCGATGGCCGAGAGCACGAACGGCCGCCCCGGATAGGCATTGTTGATGATTGTCCACGGCGTAATGAAGAACGCCCCAACCCCGAAGCCGGCAATCGCACCTCCACCGATCGAAGTGATGCCGGACATCGCAAACATATGGCGCATCATTCCTGCAACCACGATCATCGCAATCGCAGACAGCACAAAGGGCAGGGGGCTGTTGTTCCCTTTGGGGCGTCCGTTTTCGTCGCATTCGATCTTGTTTGCTGCAAGCCAGGGCTTGGACAGCACCATGTAATGGATTGCGCCGTATATCCAAGCAACTGCCCCGGCAGCTAGAATATTGAGTAGTTCCAAAATGACCTCCCGTTTTTTATGGCGGAAGATGAGCATAAATTCAGGGCTGCGTCTCGCCCAATTTACAGATCAAATCCCATTCTTCTTGGGTGACAGGTTGCACCGAAAGACGCGAGTTCTTCACCAAAACCATATCAGCAAGACGCGGGTCCTGTTTGATCATGGCCATTGAAATGGGTTTAGCCATCGGTTTCACGGCTTTGATGTCGACGCACTCCCATCTTGGGTCATCGGTTGAACTATCGGGATGTGCTGTTTTGCAGACCTCGACGATGCCGACAATTTCGAGCCCTGTGCGCGAATGATAGAAAAACCCGCGATCCCCGAGTGCCATGGCCCGCATGTTGTTGCGGGCCTGATAGTTGCGAACCCCTGTCCATTCTTCGCCCGCGTCACCTTTGGCAACCTGTTGGTCCCAACTCCAGGCATCGGGCTCTGATTTGAACAGCCAAAATGCCATCAGCCGATAACCTTTTTCCACGCCTGAATGCGCGTTTCCGCGAACAAACCTGCTTTGGCATAAGGGTCGTTTGCGGCCCAGGCCTGAGCCGCGGTAAGGTCTTCTACCTCGATGATGACAAGCGAGCCGCACATTTCTTCTGCTTCATTCAGAAAGGGACCTGCCATTTCTACAACTCCGGAGCTTTTGAGATAGGCGACGTGGGCGTCGCGCGTATCGAGCCGAAGTTGAAGCGCACCTGGTTTGTCTTTGGTGATGACGGCAAAACGCATGGGGTTATTCCTCCTTGAGTGGTCTGGCCAAAAGGGATTTCAGAACATCGTTCACATTCATTTCACCCGCAACAAGCGAGGCGACGGCTTGACTGATCGGAAGGTCAAGACCATCGCGCTTGGCAAGTTTTGCAACAGCCAAAGCGGTAGCTGCGCCTTCGACGGTCGTATTACCATCAAAACTCTCGCCTTTGCCGAGGGCGAGCCCGAAGCGATAATTCCGTGAAAGATCCGACGTGCAAGTCAAAGCAAGGTCGCCGAGGCCCGAAAGTCCTGCGAGAGTTTCTGCGCGAGCACCAAGATGGGCTGCAAGCCGCTGCATCTCTGCAAAGCCGCGCGTCATCAATGCGGCGCGAGCGCTGTCGCCAAATCCTTTGCCGATACAAGCACCGCAAGCAATCGCCATCACGTTTTTGAGCGCGCCACCCAGCTCAGCGCCGAGCAGGTCATTCGTACGATATAGTCTGATATTGGGCGTTGTTAGGATCTGTTGAAGCTCTATACCTCGATCTTCGGATGGGCAAGCAAGTGTCAGCGCGGTCGGAAGTCCCCGTGCGATGTCGGCGGCGAAACTCGGCCCAGTAAGACACGCAACAGTCGCCTCGGGCAACACTTTGGCAATCCCCAGCGCAGGGCCGTTCAGCGTGTCGAGATCAATCCCTTTCGAGCAGGAGACGATCGTTTTTCCTCCAAGCTTCGAGGCATTTTGGACCACGAAATCCCGAATTTTCTGTGCGGGAATGGCAACCAGAATGGTGTCGGCCGACAGCGCGATATCAAGATCGCTCGTCAGAGCGATCGTTTCAGGCAATTCAACTCCCGCCAGTCGTGGAACCGCGCGATCCACTTGGGCTTTTGTGATCATTGCGTCGTCACGCGCCCAGAGTATCACCTTGGTCTTGGAGGAAAGTGAAACCGCTAGTGCGCTTCCGAAGGCACCTGCGCCCAAGATCGAAATCGTCATGCCTTTGCCCCCTTTTTGCCCGAGCCTAGCAGCGCGGGTGCGGAGGCGTCGAGAGGCCATCTCGGACGGGCGGAAAACCCCAGATCATCCGTTTGACCCGACGCGAATTTTGCAAGACCTGCGTATGCGATCATGGCTGCATTGTCGGTGCAAAGCTTGAGCGGCGGCGCAATGAAACGGACCGCAACGCTTTCGCAAAGAGATGTCAGCGCTTCACGAATTTCCATATTCGCAGCAACTCCGCCAGCAACGGCCAAGCATGGCAGTTTGGGGTCTAGTTCGAGATAGCGGCCCAAGGCGCGGCGCGTTTTTTCGACGATAATGTCGCGGATGGCTGCTTGGAAACTGGCAGCAAGATCGGCTTGATCCTGCTTTGTTAGACCCTCTTTTTCGGTGATGACCGCATCCCTGCTGCGCAGGAGAGCGGTCTTTAGGCCTGAAAAAGACATATCACAGCCTTCTCTGTCCAAAAGCGGACGAGGCAGGGGAAATCTCTTAGGATCACCCTCTTTGGCGGCTTTTTCAACATTCGGTCCCCCAGGTTGGGAAAGACCGAGCAATCGTGCCGTTTTGTCAAAGGCTTCTCCGGGAGCATCGTCGATTGTTCCGCCGATCCGCTCGAACCGTTCTTCACTATGTGCGATCAGGAACTGACAATGCCCACCCGAAACCAAAAGCATCAGATAGGGAAATGCGATCCCATCCGTAAGACGCGGGGTGAGTGCATGGCCCGCAAGGTGATTGATACTGAGAAGCGGCTTGTTTGATGCAACGGCAATGCCTTTTGCACACATGACACCGCTCAGGACGCCACCGATCAACCCCGGACCGGACGTAACGGCAATTGCATCGACATTCGATAGAGTAACACCCGCGTTGGCCAAGGCTTCTTCGACACAAATGTCGATCTTCTCCGCGTGGGCACGGGCGGCAATCTCGGGAACAACGCCGCCAAAGTCAGAATGGAGTTCGAATTGCCCGTATACAACAGAGCTTAAGACTTCAGCTTGCTCGGGCGTCCCCGACACCACGGCCGCTGCAGTGTCATCGCAACTGCTCTCGATTCCCAAGATGGTGAATGTCTTTTTCATATCTTCGCCGGTTGCACCTCTTGCAAAGGCAGGTAACACTCCGAGACCGCCCGAACAATGGGTGTGATCTGAGGAGTGCTCTGCCTATGGCAATCTTGGTTCTCACACGCCCCACCGAGGCGTCGCGACGCTTTTCCTTGCAGGTCCAAGAAAAAATGGGTCTCGATCTCTCGGTGATCATTTCTCCTTTGCTTGAAATCGTCCAGATTCCCGCCAAAATCGAAAGCCGCAACAAAGCGCTCGTGCTCACTTCGGCCAATGCCGTTTCCGGCGCGGTGAGGCTCGGGTTCAGCAGGGGGACCAAGGCATTTTGCGTTGGGGCAAAGACAGCAGAAGCGGCCCAAGAAGCAGGCTTCCAGTCGATTTCTGCGGATGGCAGTGCGGACGATCTCGTCTCTTTTATTGCCGATTTGAAGCCTGCGACTCCACTGGTGCACGTTCACGGCGAACACACTCGTGGGAATGTTGCGGACCGTCTTTCCAATCTGGGGTTTCCGTGTGAAAGCGTCACGACCTATCGCCAAGCGATATGCCCACCCACCGAAACGCTACTGAGCGCACTGCTTGGCGACCAACCGCTCTTGGTTCCACTTTTTTCTCCAAGATCGGCGCTGATCTTTGGCCTCGTCGAGGAAATAAGAGCGCCTCTTCATATCATCGCGATAAGCCAAGCCGTCGCTTCTGAAGTGGCGGATCTTGGCGCGGATACCGTTCGCGTCGTCGATAAACCCGATGGCCAATCCATGGTTGCGGCGACCTGTCACCGCCTATTCGAGCTTTTGGGTCCGTCGATTGCTTGAGCAACCCAAGCAAGGGGGCTAGGTTGGATTCGTAATGTCAGTGACTTTGTATCAAGGAATCTATTGTGGCAAAGCCGACCTCCTCTACTTCGAAACCCAGATCCTCGTCCCGAAAAAAGGGGCAGAGCGACGAGGTCGTGAGCGAAACCATCAAAGATATGACAATCGAAACGCCATCGGCGGATCTGATCGAAGCCGAGGCCGCGCCGGTAGAAGATGCTTCGCCCGAGCCCATTGACGAAGAGCCCGAGGTCGAGACCGCGCAAACCGACGAAACTGCACCTCAAGACGAGCCGGCTGCGCAGACACAGGCGGCCACAACAGCCGAAAAGCCTAATTCGTCCATCGTGCCGATGGTCTTTGGAGGTATCATCGCTGGCGCGATCGGGTTTGGCGCTGCGGTTTTCTACCCGAATTTTCTCGGCTCCGAGCAAGAAGCGACCCCTGTTGTAGCCGTCGAAGAGTTTCAATC encodes:
- a CDS encoding SCO family protein, with the protein product MRSMIAVTATATVALCVTAGVLAITIFRPDPEYAQCGAAQVAGGAIGGPFELLDKNGAVVTDQDVITGPSILYFGYTFCPDVCPLDNLRNVDATALLAERGYDVTPIFISIDPERDTPKVVGEFAANFDANMIGLTGSPEQVAAASKAYKTYYKKQDGDPDYYLVDHSTMAYFNIPGLGVIDFFRRDDTAEAVADRVACLIDQTSSN
- a CDS encoding ActR/PrrA/RegA family redox response regulator transcription factor — translated: MTSDELDLGEDKSLLLVDDDEAFLRRLGKAMEKRGFEVELAGSVAAGKAISTARPPAYAVVDLRLEDGNGLDVVETIRDKRPDSRIVVLTGYGAIATAVAAVKIGATDYLSKPADANDVINALLSRGDELPPPPENPMSADRVRWEHIQRVYELCDRNVSETARRLNMHRRTLQRILAKRSPK
- a CDS encoding HD family hydrolase: MKQPRAWQRMLSGRRLDLLDPTPMDIEIEDIAHGLAFVARWNGQTFGDFPYSVAEHSLLVEEIFTQQNGGVPARWRLAALLHDAPEYVIGDMISPVKAAVGEGYSKLDDRLVAAIHIRFGLPAHIPATIKKKIKDADKISAWLEATQIAGFSVEEANKLFGKIEPNLAKSMKIRLRPPAQVRAEFTERHKALISML
- the ahcY gene encoding adenosylhomocysteinase — protein: MPKDYIVKDITLAGFGRKELDIAETEMPGLMACRAEFGESKPLKGARIVGSLHMTIQTAVLIETLVALGADVRWASCNIFSTQDHAAAAIAEAGIPVFAVKGQTLTEHWDYLDKSFMFPEGANMILDDGGDATLYVLLGARAEAGEDIIPVPQSEEEEVIKAQIYKRMKASPGWFTKTKEAIKGVSEETTTGVHRLYDLHKKGQLPFPAINVNDSVTKSKFDNKYGCKESLVDGIRRATDTMMAGKVAVVCGYGDVGKGSAASLRGAGARVKVTEVDPICALQAAMDGFEVVVLEDVVASADIFITTTGNRDVIRIEHMREMKDMAIVGNIGHFDNEIQVAALRNHKWTNIKDQVDMIEMPSGSRIILLSEGRLLNLGNATGHPSFVMSASFTNQVLAQIELWTKGEDYAPGVYILPKHLDEKVARLHLDRIGVKLTQLRKEQADYIGVTIEGPFKPEHYRY
- a CDS encoding DUF2853 family protein gives rise to the protein MGKRDDLIAKYADDLKNKCGMTPDMDLLTKVTIGCGPSIYDADACTVAGSQESELETVKKNFLIKKLGLADGPQLMEAINSVLETYGRSERNKYRAVVYYMLTKHFGKEAVFSK
- a CDS encoding DUF1761 domain-containing protein — translated: MELLNILAAGAVAWIYGAIHYMVLSKPWLAANKIECDENGRPKGNNSPLPFVLSAIAMIVVAGMMRHMFAMSGITSIGGGAIAGFGVGAFFITPWTIINNAYPGRPFVLSAIDGGYAIIGCTLIGIVLNLF
- a CDS encoding EVE domain-containing protein; this translates as MAFWLFKSEPDAWSWDQQVAKGDAGEEWTGVRNYQARNNMRAMALGDRGFFYHSRTGLEIVGIVEVCKTAHPDSSTDDPRWECVDIKAVKPMAKPISMAMIKQDPRLADMVLVKNSRLSVQPVTQEEWDLICKLGETQP
- a CDS encoding YciI family protein, giving the protein MRFAVITKDKPGALQLRLDTRDAHVAYLKSSGVVEMAGPFLNEAEEMCGSLVIIEVEDLTAAQAWAANDPYAKAGLFAETRIQAWKKVIG
- a CDS encoding NAD(P)H-dependent glycerol-3-phosphate dehydrogenase; the encoded protein is MTISILGAGAFGSALAVSLSSKTKVILWARDDAMITKAQVDRAVPRLAGVELPETIALTSDLDIALSADTILVAIPAQKIRDFVVQNASKLGGKTIVSCSKGIDLDTLNGPALGIAKVLPEATVACLTGPSFAADIARGLPTALTLACPSEDRGIELQQILTTPNIRLYRTNDLLGAELGGALKNVMAIACGACIGKGFGDSARAALMTRGFAEMQRLAAHLGARAETLAGLSGLGDLALTCTSDLSRNYRFGLALGKGESFDGNTTVEGAATALAVAKLAKRDGLDLPISQAVASLVAGEMNVNDVLKSLLARPLKEE
- the tsaD gene encoding tRNA (adenosine(37)-N6)-threonylcarbamoyltransferase complex transferase subunit TsaD; its protein translation is MKKTFTILGIESSCDDTAAAVVSGTPEQAEVLSSVVYGQFELHSDFGGVVPEIAARAHAEKIDICVEEALANAGVTLSNVDAIAVTSGPGLIGGVLSGVMCAKGIAVASNKPLLSINHLAGHALTPRLTDGIAFPYLMLLVSGGHCQFLIAHSEERFERIGGTIDDAPGEAFDKTARLLGLSQPGGPNVEKAAKEGDPKRFPLPRPLLDREGCDMSFSGLKTALLRSRDAVITEKEGLTKQDQADLAASFQAAIRDIIVEKTRRALGRYLELDPKLPCLAVAGGVAANMEIREALTSLCESVAVRFIAPPLKLCTDNAAMIAYAGLAKFASGQTDDLGFSARPRWPLDASAPALLGSGKKGAKA
- a CDS encoding uroporphyrinogen-III synthase — protein: MAILVLTRPTEASRRFSLQVQEKMGLDLSVIISPLLEIVQIPAKIESRNKALVLTSANAVSGAVRLGFSRGTKAFCVGAKTAEAAQEAGFQSISADGSADDLVSFIADLKPATPLVHVHGEHTRGNVADRLSNLGFPCESVTTYRQAICPPTETLLSALLGDQPLLVPLFSPRSALIFGLVEEIRAPLHIIAISQAVASEVADLGADTVRVVDKPDGQSMVAATCHRLFELLGPSIA